One window from the genome of Streptomyces sp. NBC_00708 encodes:
- a CDS encoding MetQ/NlpA family ABC transporter substrate-binding protein, which produces MRNTIKITAAAAATTALALGLTACGTDSDPASKSVGTADSSKALVVAASPTPHADILGFVKKNLADKAGLKLEVKEFTDYVLPNTATETGQVDANFFQHQPYLDDFNKKNDTHLVSVGTVHLEPLGLYSQKAKGLDGIKSGQTIAVPNDTTNEGRALQLLAQNGLITLKDGVGTSAKLSDITDKKGLKFKELEAATVPRALNDVDAAVINGNYAIEAKLKPAKDALVLEKSDGNPYANIIAVKKGNEKDPRVQKLVKLLHSDEVKKFIEDTYQGSVVPAFGDAAKS; this is translated from the coding sequence GTGCGTAACACCATCAAGATCACCGCCGCGGCCGCCGCGACCACCGCCCTCGCCCTCGGCCTCACCGCCTGCGGCACCGACTCCGACCCGGCCTCCAAGAGCGTCGGTACGGCCGACAGCTCCAAGGCCCTCGTCGTCGCCGCGTCCCCGACGCCGCACGCCGACATCCTCGGCTTCGTCAAGAAGAACCTCGCCGACAAGGCCGGCCTCAAGCTGGAGGTCAAGGAGTTCACGGACTACGTCCTGCCGAACACCGCCACCGAGACCGGCCAGGTCGACGCCAACTTCTTCCAGCACCAGCCCTACCTGGACGACTTCAACAAGAAGAACGACACCCACCTGGTCTCCGTCGGCACCGTCCACCTGGAACCCCTCGGCCTCTACTCCCAGAAGGCCAAGGGCCTCGACGGCATCAAGTCCGGCCAGACCATCGCCGTCCCCAACGACACCACCAACGAGGGCCGGGCGCTCCAGCTGCTCGCCCAGAACGGCCTCATCACCCTCAAGGACGGCGTCGGCACCAGCGCCAAGCTGAGCGACATCACCGACAAGAAGGGCCTCAAGTTCAAGGAGCTGGAGGCCGCGACGGTCCCGCGCGCCCTGAACGACGTGGACGCCGCCGTCATCAACGGCAACTACGCCATCGAGGCCAAGCTCAAGCCGGCGAAGGACGCCCTCGTCCTGGAGAAGTCCGACGGCAACCCGTACGCCAACATCATCGCCGTGAAGAAGGGCAACGAGAAGGACCCCCGCGTCCAGAAGCTCGTGAAGCTCCTCCACTCCGACGAGGTCAAGAAGTTCATCGAGGACACCTACCAGGGCTCGGTCGTCCCGGCCTTCGGCGACGCCGCCAAGTCCTGA